A DNA window from Sulfitobacter noctilucicola contains the following coding sequences:
- a CDS encoding LLM class flavin-dependent oxidoreductase — protein sequence MKYSLLDLAPVPEGSDIAQSLKNTTDLAQQAEQAGYHRYWMAEHHNMPGIASAATSVLIGHVAAHTKKMRVGAGGIMLPNHAPLAIAEQFGTLAALYGDRIDLGLGRAPGGDQAVYHALRRAGSDDFPGDVAELMAYVGAPRENAPVRALPGEGSHVPIWILGSSLYGAQLAAHFGLPYAFASHFAPDALEQAIDVYRRTFKPSAGLEKPHFMLAANVFAGQTDAEGVYLRTSMQQAFARMRTGTRGKLPRPVENIDDLLGAGLRHSVDHMMKVSATGSPESVRTQLGALIDRYAPDEIILTSQIHDHDARVASVKIAADVMKSLTPEMAD from the coding sequence ATGAAATATTCGCTTCTTGACCTGGCACCGGTCCCCGAAGGGTCCGACATCGCGCAGTCGCTAAAGAACACAACGGATTTGGCGCAGCAGGCAGAGCAGGCAGGCTATCACCGCTATTGGATGGCGGAGCACCACAACATGCCCGGTATCGCCAGTGCGGCCACTTCCGTACTGATCGGCCATGTGGCCGCGCATACAAAGAAAATGCGGGTCGGGGCAGGTGGCATCATGTTACCCAACCACGCACCGCTGGCAATTGCAGAGCAGTTTGGCACGCTGGCTGCGTTGTATGGTGACCGGATCGATCTTGGTCTGGGACGTGCACCCGGTGGCGATCAGGCAGTTTACCATGCGCTGCGGCGTGCTGGCAGCGATGACTTCCCCGGTGACGTAGCAGAGCTTATGGCCTATGTGGGCGCACCGCGCGAAAACGCTCCGGTCCGTGCATTGCCCGGCGAGGGCAGTCATGTGCCGATCTGGATACTCGGCTCGTCGCTGTACGGTGCTCAACTGGCCGCGCACTTCGGGCTGCCTTATGCTTTTGCCTCCCACTTCGCACCCGATGCGTTGGAGCAGGCAATCGACGTCTACCGGCGCACTTTCAAACCTTCTGCCGGTTTGGAAAAGCCGCACTTCATGCTCGCGGCAAATGTGTTTGCGGGCCAGACGGATGCTGAAGGGGTGTACCTGCGCACGTCTATGCAGCAGGCCTTTGCACGGATGAGAACAGGAACACGGGGCAAGCTGCCACGGCCGGTTGAGAATATCGATGATCTACTGGGCGCGGGGCTGCGTCACTCCGTCGATCATATGATGAAGGTGTCTGCAACAGGCAGCCCCGAAAGCGTGCGCACGCAATTGGGAGCATTGATCGACCGATACGCACCTGACGAAATCATTCTGACCAGCCAGATACATGATCATGATGCAAGAGTTGCATCGGTCAAGATCGCCGCGGATGTAATGAAGTCGTTGACGCCTGAAATGGCGGACTAG
- a CDS encoding enoyl-CoA hydratase, which yields MAILEVTQRGAVAQLTMNAPERLNALSDEMLDALQTTLDGFANDPQTRVITLRGTGKAFCAGHDLRQMTAMRQAADGGAAAFKDLFDRCAKVMSRIQSLPQPVIAQVHGIATAAGCQLVATCDMAVAAEGTRFGVNGVNIGLFCSTPMVALSRNIPRKQAFEMLTTGDFIQADRAQSLGLVNRVVPSGNLEKETAALAEQVASKLGAAVKIGKEAFYNQIAMNTADAYAYTGDVMVQNMLREDTAEGIDAFLAKRPPNWDQ from the coding sequence ATGGCAATTCTCGAAGTGACGCAACGTGGTGCGGTGGCACAGCTGACTATGAATGCGCCCGAGCGTCTGAATGCCCTGTCGGACGAAATGCTGGACGCCTTGCAAACAACGCTCGACGGATTTGCAAACGACCCGCAAACCCGCGTCATCACGCTGCGCGGCACCGGCAAGGCATTCTGTGCGGGCCATGATCTGCGCCAGATGACCGCCATGCGACAGGCCGCGGATGGCGGTGCCGCCGCTTTCAAGGACCTCTTTGACAGATGTGCCAAGGTGATGTCGCGCATTCAATCTTTACCGCAGCCCGTTATCGCGCAAGTACACGGTATTGCCACTGCGGCGGGATGCCAGCTTGTGGCAACCTGCGACATGGCCGTTGCCGCAGAGGGCACGCGGTTTGGCGTCAATGGCGTGAACATCGGTCTGTTCTGTTCTACGCCCATGGTCGCCCTCAGCCGCAACATCCCGCGCAAACAAGCGTTCGAAATGCTGACAACCGGCGACTTCATCCAGGCAGATCGTGCGCAATCATTGGGACTGGTGAACCGCGTCGTGCCATCAGGCAATCTGGAAAAAGAAACAGCAGCCCTTGCAGAACAGGTGGCTTCAAAACTGGGGGCTGCGGTCAAGATCGGGAAAGAGGCATTTTACAATCAGATCGCAATGAATACTGCTGATGCTTACGCCTACACTGGTGATGTAATGGTACAAAACATGCTGCGTGAAGACACTGCCGAAGGCATTGACGCGTTCCTCGCAAAGCGCCCCCCAAACTGGGACCAGTGA
- the rpsI gene encoding 30S ribosomal protein S9, with translation MADEINTLEDLAKVVTDDIGAVQGTPETMEINREPVRDELGRSYATGKRKDAVARVWIKPGSGKVTVNGKPQNDYFARPVLQMILAQPFGITNTEGQFDVFATVKGGGLSGQAGAVKHGISKALQLYEPSLRGALKAAGFLTRDSRVVERKKYGKAKARKSFQFSKR, from the coding sequence ATGGCCGACGAAATCAACACACTCGAAGACCTCGCGAAGGTCGTGACCGACGATATCGGTGCAGTGCAGGGCACGCCCGAGACGATGGAAATCAACCGGGAGCCGGTTCGTGACGAACTGGGTCGCTCCTATGCCACAGGCAAGCGTAAGGACGCGGTCGCCCGTGTCTGGATCAAGCCAGGTTCCGGTAAGGTAACTGTAAACGGCAAGCCGCAGAACGATTACTTTGCACGCCCCGTGCTGCAGATGATCCTTGCGCAGCCTTTCGGCATCACCAACACCGAAGGCCAGTTTGACGTATTCGCTACCGTCAAGGGCGGCGGCTTGTCCGGTCAGGCCGGTGCGGTCAAGCACGGTATCTCCAAAGCACTGCAGCTTTATGAGCCCTCCCTGCGTGGCGCGCTGAAAGCCGCGGGCTTCCTGACACGCGACAGCCGTGTTGTTGAGCGTAAGAAATACGGTAAGGCCAAAGCGCGTAAGAGCTTCCAGTTCTCCAAGCGTTAA
- a CDS encoding TetR/AcrR family transcriptional regulator — protein MPKKGYHHGNLRQALTAAALELIEARGPMGFTLSEAAKQAGVTPAAVYRHFDGREALIAEAAQQGYEIFADLMEYAYQSGQPSALKAFEATGRAYLAFARKYPGHYIAMFESGISINRTPELALVANRANGVLEKAATDLSQHIPEDKRPPASMFSAHIWAMSHGVVELFARNSPGRASPFPPEDLLETGIGIYLRGLGLVQPDD, from the coding sequence ATGCCTAAGAAGGGCTATCATCACGGCAATCTGCGTCAGGCCCTGACGGCCGCTGCGCTTGAGCTGATCGAGGCACGTGGCCCGATGGGGTTCACGCTATCAGAGGCCGCTAAACAGGCAGGCGTCACGCCCGCTGCCGTCTACCGCCATTTTGACGGACGCGAAGCACTGATCGCCGAGGCCGCACAGCAGGGCTACGAGATTTTTGCGGATCTGATGGAATACGCCTATCAATCCGGTCAACCTTCAGCGCTCAAGGCGTTTGAGGCGACGGGACGTGCCTATCTGGCATTCGCCCGCAAGTACCCCGGTCACTATATCGCGATGTTTGAAAGTGGCATTTCGATCAACCGCACGCCTGAACTGGCATTGGTCGCAAACCGTGCAAATGGTGTGTTGGAAAAAGCGGCGACCGATCTGAGCCAGCACATTCCTGAAGACAAACGCCCTCCGGCTTCCATGTTCTCCGCCCATATCTGGGCAATGAGCCACGGGGTCGTTGAGCTGTTTGCCCGCAACTCACCCGGGCGCGCATCGCCCTTCCCGCCAGAAGATTTGCTCGAGACGGGAATAGGCATTTATCTGCGCGGATTGGGTTTGGTACAGCCCGACGACTAG
- the rplM gene encoding 50S ribosomal protein L13, whose amino-acid sequence MKTFTATPADIDKKWIIIDAEGVVLGRLASIVAMRLRGKHKPSFTPHMDCGDNVIIINAEKVQMTGKKREEKFYWHTGHPGGIKERTKAQILEGAHPERVVTQAVKRMLPGNRLSRQIMTNLRVYAGTDHPHEAQSPEVLDVKAMNKKNTRSA is encoded by the coding sequence ATGAAAACCTTCACTGCTACACCGGCAGACATCGACAAGAAATGGATCATCATTGACGCCGAAGGCGTCGTGCTGGGCCGTCTTGCGTCGATCGTTGCCATGCGCTTGCGTGGCAAGCACAAGCCTTCTTTCACGCCGCACATGGATTGTGGTGACAATGTCATCATCATCAACGCTGAAAAGGTCCAGATGACCGGCAAGAAGCGCGAAGAGAAGTTTTACTGGCACACCGGCCACCCCGGCGGCATCAAGGAGCGTACAAAAGCGCAGATCCTTGAAGGTGCACACCCCGAGCGTGTTGTGACCCAAGCGGTCAAGCGCATGTTGCCCGGCAACCGCCTGAGCCGTCAGATCATGACCAACCTGCGCGTCTACGCAGGCACAGATCACCCACATGAGGCACAAAGCCCCGAAGTTCTGGACGTCAAAGCCATGAACAAGAAAAACACGCGGAGCGCATAA
- a CDS encoding LysR family transcriptional regulator: MINWDDLKFCLALHRHGSMLNAGISLKANVATVSRRLERITQDAGKAIFIRKGQEWKPTAFGAELMNMAQYIDERLNVLTADEDELLAENALVRLSISLTIMQTFMADILDYRNKSDIPYNLDLTIRDRGLAYSETDLAVRYFRPDHGNFICAKVTELEVRPYVNVNLTHAPTEWNEVDYDGIRFDPAEDGFDISPVPRMRLEGLNLTAQSLKTGSRLAYFPVSFGDDIPWLKRAAPDRMPRTLEVWMVYHKTRKLDPVVRAAVDMIQATMS; this comes from the coding sequence GTGATAAACTGGGATGATCTGAAATTTTGTCTGGCGTTGCATCGCCATGGCTCAATGTTGAATGCGGGTATTAGCCTGAAAGCAAATGTGGCCACGGTCTCCCGAAGGCTAGAACGCATCACGCAAGATGCCGGCAAAGCGATTTTCATTCGGAAGGGTCAGGAGTGGAAGCCAACCGCTTTCGGTGCCGAACTGATGAATATGGCGCAATACATTGATGAGCGGTTGAACGTCCTCACCGCCGACGAAGACGAATTACTGGCCGAGAATGCCTTGGTCCGACTTTCGATCAGTCTTACCATCATGCAGACTTTCATGGCGGATATCCTCGATTACCGGAATAAATCCGATATTCCTTATAACCTTGACCTGACCATCCGTGATCGCGGGCTTGCCTATTCCGAGACGGACCTTGCCGTGCGGTATTTCCGTCCCGATCATGGCAATTTCATCTGTGCCAAAGTGACAGAGCTGGAGGTGCGACCTTATGTGAACGTCAATCTGACCCACGCCCCTACCGAATGGAACGAGGTGGATTACGACGGTATCAGGTTTGATCCTGCCGAAGACGGTTTTGACATCTCGCCGGTTCCCCGAATGCGGCTTGAGGGTTTGAACCTGACAGCACAGTCGCTCAAGACCGGTAGCCGCCTCGCCTATTTTCCGGTGTCGTTCGGGGACGACATCCCCTGGCTCAAACGTGCAGCGCCCGACCGTATGCCGCGTACGCTTGAGGTCTGGATGGTCTATCACAAGACGCGCAAGCTTGACCCCGTGGTGCGTGCAGCAGTCGATATGATCCAGGCCACCATGTCCTGA
- a CDS encoding PaaI family thioesterase — protein MTPVMTAEELNAFMSEVFKQVADEFNVDHVGAGEVTMRLLTSDKHLRPGGTISGPSMFGLADVAAYIVTLSVIGPRALAVTTNCSIDFMRKPAANVPLIAKARLLKLGKQLSVTDVLLFSEGMEEPVARASLTYALPPPHVN, from the coding sequence ATGACACCGGTAATGACCGCAGAAGAGCTGAACGCTTTTATGAGCGAAGTGTTCAAACAGGTCGCTGATGAGTTCAATGTCGATCATGTTGGCGCGGGGGAAGTGACGATGCGGCTTTTGACCTCTGACAAGCATCTGCGCCCGGGCGGCACGATCTCGGGTCCGTCGATGTTCGGTCTTGCGGATGTTGCTGCCTATATCGTCACGCTATCAGTGATCGGACCAAGGGCACTGGCCGTGACGACCAATTGCTCCATCGACTTCATGCGCAAGCCTGCCGCGAATGTACCACTCATTGCCAAGGCGCGGTTGCTAAAGTTGGGCAAACAGCTTTCGGTGACGGATGTATTGCTGTTCTCAGAAGGGATGGAGGAACCTGTCGCACGGGCAAGCCTGACATACGCGCTACCCCCACCTCACGTGAACTGA
- a CDS encoding PLP-dependent aminotransferase family protein — MDTIWVQDGLRETKPKYKAVVALIRDQIASGTLSVGEKLPPVRDLAWKLQITPGTVARAYTVLTDSGVLHAEVGRGTFVSDPSTGVDKEAGERPLNLIEIDAVRHNTGGDTDVVNLFSPHLPDGGQAALIRGLLAEIAQDPPSGIMHYPSRRSAMPARMGMAQWLQGAPIGQVDQSDIVLSHGGQNAILLVLQTILRGRRPVVFVEELAYPGFRRAAELLRADVVPIACDNDGIIPEALAEQAERHPEAQVLCTSPEVHSPTCGFTPMARRLALVEVARRADLQILEDDCYRMGRAEGEGYRQLAPERGWYVSSLSKSVTPALRIGCAIGPKGMSGALHRSAEHGFFGLATPMLDLAAALLSHPQLPQIMKASRLGVERYVKSAVNTLGGFDLMWRSDVPFLWLKLPQGWRASAFCQAAEQAGVQIRAAEEFAARDAQSPHAVRMAVNGGVSLRSFEAAMERLRVLLDNPPDEIGV, encoded by the coding sequence ATGGATACAATTTGGGTTCAGGACGGGTTACGCGAGACCAAACCCAAGTACAAAGCTGTTGTGGCATTGATCCGCGACCAGATCGCAAGCGGCACTTTATCTGTGGGGGAGAAGCTTCCTCCGGTCCGTGATCTGGCATGGAAGTTGCAGATTACGCCCGGAACAGTCGCGCGGGCCTATACCGTGTTGACTGATAGTGGCGTTTTGCACGCGGAGGTCGGACGCGGCACATTTGTCTCTGACCCGTCGACCGGCGTTGACAAAGAGGCGGGGGAACGTCCGCTCAACCTGATCGAAATAGATGCAGTCAGACATAATACTGGTGGCGATACGGATGTCGTGAACCTGTTTTCGCCGCATCTGCCGGATGGCGGGCAGGCGGCGCTGATCCGCGGTCTGCTGGCCGAAATCGCACAGGACCCGCCCTCAGGGATCATGCACTACCCATCGCGGCGCAGCGCAATGCCTGCACGGATGGGCATGGCACAGTGGTTACAAGGTGCCCCTATTGGTCAGGTAGATCAGAGCGATATTGTTTTGTCGCATGGCGGTCAGAATGCGATCCTGCTTGTATTGCAAACGATCCTGCGGGGCAGGCGGCCCGTCGTTTTTGTAGAAGAGCTGGCATATCCCGGTTTCCGGCGTGCGGCAGAGCTTTTGCGAGCGGATGTAGTCCCAATTGCGTGCGACAACGATGGGATCATTCCCGAAGCTTTGGCAGAGCAGGCCGAGCGGCACCCCGAAGCGCAGGTATTGTGTACTTCGCCAGAGGTGCATAGCCCGACCTGCGGGTTCACGCCGATGGCACGGCGACTTGCGCTGGTAGAAGTGGCGCGCCGCGCTGATTTGCAGATCCTTGAGGATGATTGTTACCGCATGGGCCGTGCCGAAGGAGAAGGATACCGACAATTGGCGCCCGAGCGTGGTTGGTATGTCAGCTCTTTGTCGAAGTCAGTGACGCCGGCGCTTCGGATTGGTTGTGCTATCGGTCCAAAGGGGATGTCGGGTGCGCTGCACCGCTCGGCCGAGCATGGATTTTTCGGGTTGGCAACGCCCATGCTTGATCTGGCCGCCGCACTGCTGAGCCATCCGCAATTGCCTCAGATCATGAAAGCATCCCGTCTGGGTGTCGAGAGATATGTGAAATCCGCCGTGAATACGCTGGGCGGATTTGATCTGATGTGGCGCAGCGATGTGCCGTTCTTGTGGCTGAAGTTGCCACAGGGCTGGCGTGCCTCCGCGTTCTGTCAGGCCGCTGAACAAGCAGGCGTGCAGATCCGGGCCGCCGAGGAATTCGCAGCGCGAGACGCGCAAAGCCCGCATGCAGTGCGCATGGCAGTCAACGGGGGCGTGTCCCTGCGCAGTTTTGAGGCCGCAATGGAGCGTCTGCGCGTGTTGCTGGATAATCCGCCGGATGAAATCGGCGTTTGA
- the ppk2 gene encoding polyphosphate kinase 2, with the protein MDLPFDGAISAYFNDDAPETIRAAIKRADKDEILNASYPHSERLARKVYEKEMDRLQIELVKLQAWVRHTGTRIACVFEGRDAAGKGGTISRFRANLNPRHARVVALSKPTETERSEWYFQRYIKHLPAAGDMVFFDRSWYNRGVVEEVFGFCTPEERAQFFDQVSPFEKLITDDGVHLFKFWLNVGRAEQLRRMLARECDPLKQWKLSGIDVKGLPKWDAYSKAIQETLARSHSDHAPWTIIRSDDKRRARLNAIRTVLHAFDYDRKDTKAIGKIDHGVCGGPEIWDA; encoded by the coding sequence GCCCTTTGACGGCGCGATCAGCGCGTACTTCAACGATGACGCACCGGAGACCATTCGGGCAGCGATCAAGCGTGCGGACAAAGATGAAATTCTCAACGCGAGCTATCCGCATTCCGAGCGGCTGGCCCGCAAGGTCTATGAAAAAGAAATGGACCGGTTGCAGATCGAGTTGGTCAAGCTTCAGGCTTGGGTGCGTCACACCGGCACGCGCATCGCTTGCGTGTTTGAAGGGCGCGATGCCGCTGGCAAGGGTGGCACGATCAGCCGTTTCCGCGCCAACCTGAACCCGCGCCATGCTCGCGTTGTGGCACTCTCCAAGCCGACCGAGACCGAAAGGTCTGAATGGTATTTCCAGCGCTATATCAAACACCTACCTGCTGCGGGTGATATGGTGTTTTTCGATCGTTCATGGTACAATCGGGGTGTTGTCGAGGAGGTCTTCGGGTTTTGTACGCCTGAAGAACGCGCACAGTTCTTCGATCAGGTCAGCCCCTTTGAAAAGCTGATTACAGACGACGGCGTGCATCTGTTCAAGTTTTGGCTGAATGTTGGCCGTGCAGAGCAGTTGCGCCGGATGCTGGCCCGCGAATGCGATCCGTTGAAGCAATGGAAGTTGAGCGGCATTGATGTGAAGGGCCTGCCGAAATGGGATGCTTATTCCAAAGCCATTCAGGAAACACTCGCCCGCAGTCACTCTGATCACGCGCCTTGGACAATCATTCGTTCTGACGACAAACGCCGCGCGCGGTTGAATGCGATCCGAACCGTGCTGCATGCATTCGACTATGATCGCAAAGACACCAAGGCGATTGGAAAGATAGATCACGGTGTTTGCGGCGGGCCGGAAATCTGGGATGCCTAA
- a CDS encoding DUF1127 domain-containing protein has translation MTHARLIQTDTFSIQTRPGTPVAAVIAVKFAILVTKWAARRQTRLALAQLEPWQLADVGLTPDEAITESRRVFWQM, from the coding sequence ATGACACACGCAAGATTGATCCAGACCGATACATTCAGCATTCAGACACGGCCCGGCACGCCGGTTGCCGCTGTGATCGCGGTCAAATTCGCAATCTTGGTGACGAAATGGGCCGCACGCCGCCAAACACGCCTCGCTTTGGCACAGCTTGAGCCTTGGCAACTGGCGGATGTGGGACTGACACCGGACGAGGCAATTACTGAATCGCGCCGCGTGTTCTGGCAGATGTAA